The Candidatus Koribacter versatilis Ellin345 genome has a segment encoding these proteins:
- a CDS encoding acetyl ornithine aminotransferase family protein, translating to MSTAITTAGPKIRTKLPGPNAQRVLEGDARIISPSYTRSYPLVAKRGHGVVIEDVDGNEFFDFSSGIAVTSTGHCHPEVVAAIQKQAGELIHMSGTDFYYESMITLGDRLSKIAPMKGPHRVYYGNSGAEAIECALKLARYHTKRQHIIAFYGAFHGRTMGALSLTASKPQQHRRFSPLVPGVTHIPYPNLYRRPEGTDANEYAVSVARFLEEKVFTTDIAPEEVAAIFVEAIQGEGGYLPAPPAFMQELRKICDKHGILLVCDEVQSGCGRTGKWWAVEHTGVEPDMITIAKGIASGMPLSVCLTKAEIMDWVPGSHASTFGGNPVAIAAALATLDVLEREGVKNAETVGKHIMNRISKWPEKMPLVGDVRGHGLMLGVEFVSDKKTKRPAGELRDAVVDLAFEKGILYLGAGPNTLRIAPALIVTKEEADIALDILEECILNVAALHEKGKKAGEEVGS from the coding sequence ATGTCCACCGCAATTACTACTGCCGGCCCCAAGATTCGCACCAAGCTACCCGGTCCCAACGCCCAGCGCGTCCTCGAGGGCGATGCCCGCATCATTTCGCCGTCCTACACCCGTTCGTACCCGCTGGTCGCCAAGCGCGGCCATGGCGTGGTGATTGAAGACGTGGACGGCAACGAGTTCTTCGACTTCTCTTCCGGCATCGCCGTGACCTCGACCGGCCACTGCCATCCTGAAGTCGTCGCCGCCATCCAGAAGCAGGCCGGCGAACTCATTCACATGTCGGGCACGGATTTCTATTACGAGTCTATGATCACCCTCGGTGATCGCCTCTCGAAGATCGCCCCGATGAAGGGACCGCACCGGGTTTATTACGGCAACTCGGGCGCGGAGGCCATCGAATGCGCCCTGAAGCTCGCGCGCTACCATACCAAGCGCCAGCACATCATCGCTTTCTACGGCGCCTTCCACGGTCGTACCATGGGCGCCCTGTCGTTGACCGCGTCGAAGCCGCAGCAGCATCGCCGCTTCTCGCCGCTGGTTCCGGGTGTGACGCACATCCCGTATCCTAATTTGTACCGCCGTCCAGAAGGCACTGACGCGAACGAATACGCCGTTTCCGTCGCGCGCTTCCTCGAGGAGAAGGTCTTTACTACCGACATCGCTCCGGAAGAAGTCGCCGCGATTTTCGTCGAAGCCATTCAGGGTGAAGGCGGCTATTTGCCTGCGCCTCCGGCGTTCATGCAGGAACTCCGCAAGATTTGCGACAAGCACGGCATCCTGCTGGTTTGCGACGAAGTGCAGTCCGGCTGCGGTCGTACCGGCAAGTGGTGGGCGGTGGAGCACACCGGTGTTGAGCCTGACATGATCACCATCGCCAAGGGCATTGCCAGCGGTATGCCACTCAGCGTTTGCCTGACCAAGGCCGAGATCATGGACTGGGTCCCGGGTTCGCACGCTTCCACGTTCGGCGGGAATCCCGTCGCGATTGCTGCGGCACTCGCTACGCTCGATGTTCTCGAGCGCGAAGGCGTGAAGAACGCCGAGACCGTCGGCAAGCACATCATGAACCGCATTTCGAAGTGGCCCGAGAAGATGCCGCTCGTGGGCGACGTCCGTGGCCATGGCCTGATGCTCGGTGTCGAGTTCGTCAGCGACAAGAAGACCAAGCGTCCTGCGGGCGAACTGCGCGACGCGGTTGTTGACCTCGCTTTCGAAAAAGGCATTCTCTACCTCGGCGCCGGACCGAACACCCTGCGCATCGCACCGGCACTGATCGTGACCAAGGAAGAAGCCGACATCGCTCTCGACATTCTCGAAGAGTGCATCCTCAACGTCGCGGCCCTGCACGAAAAGGGCAAGAAGGCGGGCGAAGAGGTCGGTTCCTAG
- the cysS gene encoding cysteine--tRNA ligase produces MALELFNTLSGKIETFQPLEDNEVRMYACGPTVYDYGHIGNFRTFIVVDTLRRFLKQSGYKLKHVMNVTDVDDKIIRNAARDGKTVQEYTAKYRKAFLEDCEALNIEHPELLVNATDHIDEMARFIKRMEDLDVAYKTEDGSYYFRIAKFPEYGKLSKKDFAGMNDGARVDVDEYEKDNARDFALWKAPKPGEAKWDTVIGSGRPGWHIECSIMSMKYLGESFDIHLGGEDLVFPHHENEIAQSESVTHKKFANFWVHSRFLLVEGQKMSKSLGNFFTVRDLILMGHKPSSIRFLLMSVPYRKQLNFTFDGLKQAAISVDRLRNFKRRIQTEPFAEGTNDKIGLMANETITKIKAALDNDLNTAEALAPIFDLVRDVNAAADAGEVKRGDVASLLEALQKFDEIFAVLNDDDSGKVKFAVDWANQEGKADKISAETAEMAKAAGLSDEKVEALVAEHSAARKAKDFKRSDAIRAELMESGIILENTKDGVRWKRK; encoded by the coding sequence ATGGCGCTTGAGCTTTTCAATACCCTGTCCGGCAAGATCGAAACCTTCCAACCGCTGGAAGACAACGAAGTCCGCATGTATGCGTGCGGGCCTACGGTGTACGACTACGGGCATATTGGCAATTTCCGGACTTTTATCGTGGTGGACACGCTGCGCCGCTTCCTGAAGCAGAGCGGCTACAAGCTCAAGCACGTGATGAACGTCACGGACGTGGACGACAAGATCATCCGCAACGCCGCGCGCGACGGCAAAACCGTGCAGGAGTACACGGCAAAGTATCGCAAGGCCTTCCTCGAAGACTGCGAGGCGCTGAACATCGAGCATCCAGAGTTGCTGGTTAACGCCACCGACCACATCGACGAGATGGCGCGATTCATCAAGCGGATGGAAGACCTGGATGTCGCGTACAAAACAGAAGACGGATCGTATTATTTCCGCATTGCGAAGTTCCCCGAATACGGCAAGCTCTCGAAGAAAGATTTCGCCGGCATGAACGACGGCGCGCGCGTGGACGTGGACGAATACGAGAAGGACAACGCCCGCGACTTTGCCCTGTGGAAGGCTCCAAAGCCGGGCGAGGCGAAGTGGGACACGGTGATTGGGTCGGGACGTCCGGGCTGGCACATTGAGTGCTCGATCATGAGCATGAAGTACTTGGGCGAGTCGTTCGATATCCATCTTGGCGGCGAAGACCTGGTCTTCCCGCACCATGAGAACGAGATCGCGCAATCCGAGTCAGTAACGCATAAGAAGTTCGCGAATTTCTGGGTGCATTCGCGTTTTCTGCTCGTCGAGGGCCAGAAGATGTCGAAGTCGCTCGGCAACTTCTTCACGGTGCGCGATCTGATCCTGATGGGACACAAGCCGTCGAGCATTCGGTTCCTGCTGATGTCGGTTCCCTACCGCAAGCAGTTGAACTTCACGTTCGACGGGCTGAAGCAGGCCGCGATCTCTGTGGACCGTTTGCGGAACTTTAAACGCCGAATACAGACAGAACCCTTCGCCGAAGGCACGAACGACAAGATCGGGCTAATGGCGAATGAAACGATCACGAAGATAAAAGCGGCGCTCGACAACGACTTGAATACCGCCGAAGCTCTTGCGCCGATCTTCGACCTGGTACGTGACGTGAACGCCGCAGCCGATGCGGGCGAGGTGAAGCGCGGCGATGTGGCGTCGTTGCTGGAAGCCCTGCAAAAGTTCGACGAGATCTTCGCGGTGCTCAATGACGACGACTCCGGCAAAGTGAAGTTCGCTGTCGACTGGGCGAACCAAGAAGGCAAAGCCGACAAAATCAGCGCCGAGACCGCCGAGATGGCGAAAGCTGCTGGCCTGAGCGATGAGAAAGTGGAAGCGCTGGTGGCCGAGCATTCGGCGGCGCGGAAAGCGAAAGATTTCAAACGCTCGGATGCGATTCGCGCCGAGCTGATGGAGAGCGGGATCATCCTGGAGAACACCAAGGATGGCGTGCGGTGGAAGCGGAAGTAA
- a CDS encoding VWA domain-containing protein: MSNVRILLCPLVGFCLLASIATAQDKPTLRTSSPPAEERQPEAQPDTPSFHVEVKEVTLPVTVRDKHGKIVQTLNKEDFSLVQDGKTQTITQFRRDTKLPLTLGLLVDTSYSVRDELPAEKTASEKFLDDMLAQPKDQAFLIHFDREVELMTDLTSSKDKLHRGIGELETSGPPSQSSSDDGQRHRRGGTQLYDAIYLAASEILQKQQGRKAIVVLTDGEDRGSKETLTDAVEAAQRADAIVYAIYFKGEQEQSRWGNGDHGNRGGMGGPRIGYPGGGGGYPGGGGGRYPGGGGGRGGEQREARLDGKKILTEIASKTGGRMFEASKKENVEAIYAQIAEELRSQYVLAYTPDHSSADAGYHRVTVAAKDKELKIQTREGFYIPEQTTATK; this comes from the coding sequence ATGAGCAACGTCCGCATCCTTCTCTGCCCCTTGGTGGGCTTTTGCCTGCTTGCCTCCATCGCGACGGCACAGGACAAACCGACGCTACGCACTTCGTCTCCACCGGCAGAAGAGCGCCAGCCAGAAGCACAGCCTGACACCCCGTCGTTTCACGTTGAGGTAAAGGAAGTCACCCTGCCGGTGACGGTGCGCGACAAGCACGGCAAGATCGTCCAGACGCTCAATAAAGAAGACTTCAGCCTGGTGCAGGACGGTAAGACGCAGACGATCACCCAGTTCCGTCGCGACACCAAACTGCCGCTGACGCTTGGCCTTTTAGTGGATACGAGCTACAGCGTGCGCGACGAGTTGCCGGCCGAAAAAACGGCAAGCGAGAAGTTTCTCGACGATATGCTGGCGCAACCGAAAGACCAGGCGTTCCTTATCCACTTCGACCGCGAAGTGGAGTTGATGACGGACCTGACCTCGTCGAAAGACAAGCTGCACAGGGGCATTGGCGAGTTGGAGACTTCCGGCCCTCCATCGCAAAGCAGTAGCGATGACGGCCAACGCCATCGGCGGGGAGGAACGCAGCTCTACGACGCCATCTACCTGGCGGCATCCGAGATCTTGCAGAAGCAGCAAGGGCGGAAGGCAATCGTCGTTCTTACTGATGGCGAAGATCGCGGCAGCAAGGAAACTCTGACCGACGCAGTGGAGGCAGCACAGCGCGCGGACGCGATTGTCTATGCGATTTACTTCAAGGGAGAGCAGGAGCAAAGCCGGTGGGGCAACGGAGATCACGGTAACCGTGGCGGCATGGGTGGCCCGCGGATCGGCTACCCAGGTGGAGGTGGCGGTTATCCGGGTGGTGGCGGCGGACGATACCCCGGCGGCGGTGGTGGTCGCGGTGGCGAGCAACGCGAGGCTCGGTTAGATGGGAAGAAGATCCTGACCGAAATCGCGAGCAAGACCGGCGGACGGATGTTCGAAGCCAGCAAGAAGGAGAACGTCGAAGCAATCTATGCGCAGATCGCCGAAGAACTGCGTAGCCAGTACGTGTTGGCGTACACGCCGGACCATTCCAGTGCCGATGCCGGCTATCACCGTGTAACCGTTGCGGCGAAGGACAAAGAACTGAAGATCCAAACCCGCGAAGGGTTCTACATCCCCGAACAAACCACGGCAACGAAGTAG
- a CDS encoding EamA family transporter — protein MTEVQSRHRLQVILAFGLVYVFWGSTYLAIGIADDEKIPAAAICAMRFLIAGTLMLGACALMRKKIRVSWEEFGRLAMVGFLLLVCGNTGLTWAEKYVATGFASLIVAITPIWIFCLESFVYKGDKTSGRGIIGLALGVVGTGVLFWPKLMNPEIRGGMQLLGAVSLLGSSFCWANGTVLSRRWKSKFTVDPITATAYEMIVAGTVNLCISLALRQHNIRWTHRGVGAILYLVVFGSWVGFTAYIWLLKHVPTPKVATYAYVNPIVAVFLGWAVLHETIDRYIVAGSVVIVAAVAMVTIAKVKSAPAVQMVEVETTGD, from the coding sequence ATGACAGAAGTCCAGAGCCGGCATCGCCTGCAAGTGATCCTCGCCTTTGGGTTGGTGTATGTGTTCTGGGGCTCCACGTATCTAGCCATCGGCATCGCCGACGACGAAAAAATCCCCGCCGCCGCCATCTGTGCCATGCGCTTCCTGATAGCGGGCACGCTCATGCTCGGCGCCTGCGCCCTGATGCGAAAGAAGATTCGCGTTTCCTGGGAGGAGTTTGGTCGTCTCGCGATGGTTGGCTTCCTGCTGCTGGTGTGCGGCAATACAGGTTTGACGTGGGCAGAGAAGTATGTAGCAACGGGCTTCGCATCGTTGATCGTCGCGATCACACCGATCTGGATCTTTTGTCTTGAGAGCTTCGTCTACAAGGGAGACAAGACTTCGGGGCGGGGAATCATCGGACTTGCGCTGGGCGTAGTGGGCACGGGCGTGCTTTTCTGGCCGAAGCTCATGAATCCCGAAATCCGCGGTGGCATGCAGTTGCTTGGTGCCGTCAGCCTGCTCGGTTCATCGTTCTGTTGGGCGAATGGTACGGTGCTTTCGCGCCGCTGGAAATCGAAGTTCACCGTGGATCCGATTACCGCGACGGCCTACGAGATGATTGTCGCGGGCACCGTGAACCTGTGCATCAGCCTTGCACTGCGCCAACACAACATTCGATGGACCCACCGCGGCGTTGGCGCAATTCTCTATCTTGTCGTCTTCGGATCGTGGGTCGGATTCACTGCTTACATCTGGCTGCTAAAGCACGTGCCGACGCCCAAGGTCGCCACCTACGCGTACGTGAACCCGATTGTCGCTGTCTTTCTCGGCTGGGCGGTGCTGCACGAGACCATCGACCGGTACATCGTCGCGGGTTCGGTCGTGATTGTGGCCGCGGTCGCGATGGTCACCATTGCGAAGGTGAAATCCGCACCCGCGGTTCAGATGGTCGAAGTGGAAACCACTGGCGATTAA
- a CDS encoding CDP-alcohol phosphatidyltransferase family protein: MIWRFWTVPNQLTLARLIFVPFVITNVLDYNFKWALGLFIAAGLSDGLDGLLARWLKQRSTLGEYLDPIADKLLLSSLFLVLSFRQIIPWRFTVVVFSRDICILMLCALIYVTTPLRDFRPSFLGKLNTVAQVGALFLVLLNEVVDRNWIYVGKDYLLWTVFALTCLSALHYLYLVGYRLHQVTSAASK, encoded by the coding sequence GTGATCTGGCGGTTCTGGACTGTTCCCAATCAGCTCACGTTGGCGCGCCTCATCTTCGTGCCGTTCGTGATCACGAACGTGCTCGATTACAACTTCAAATGGGCCCTTGGGCTGTTCATCGCTGCCGGATTGAGCGATGGCCTCGATGGCCTGCTCGCACGCTGGCTGAAACAGCGCAGCACCCTCGGCGAATACCTCGACCCGATCGCCGACAAGCTTCTGCTGTCGTCACTGTTCCTTGTATTGTCGTTTCGGCAGATCATTCCTTGGCGATTTACGGTGGTGGTCTTCAGCCGCGACATCTGCATTCTCATGCTCTGTGCGCTGATTTACGTGACCACGCCGCTGCGCGACTTCCGTCCCAGCTTTCTCGGGAAGCTCAATACGGTTGCCCAGGTCGGTGCCCTCTTCCTGGTTCTGCTGAATGAAGTTGTGGATCGTAACTGGATTTACGTTGGGAAAGACTACCTGCTGTGGACGGTCTTCGCGCTCACTTGTCTCTCAGCCCTGCACTATCTGTACCTGGTAGGCTACCGTTTGCACCAGGTGACTTCAGCCGCGTCTAAATAG
- a CDS encoding STAS domain-containing protein yields MLQLQLDPRSGEQTAILHCQGRIVFHEEAKTLAEAVRALIEKHKKVVLDLTHVRDVDSAGLGTLASLHLYARERGHEFVLMNPVTFVRDLLELTQLDRELNVLNGSRAMEFAA; encoded by the coding sequence ATGTTGCAGTTACAGCTCGACCCGCGATCGGGAGAGCAGACCGCCATCTTGCACTGCCAGGGCCGGATCGTCTTCCATGAGGAAGCTAAAACGTTGGCCGAGGCGGTGCGGGCGCTGATCGAAAAGCACAAGAAAGTGGTGCTCGATCTGACTCATGTTCGCGATGTGGACAGCGCCGGACTGGGTACTTTGGCCTCGCTCCACCTGTATGCGCGCGAACGCGGGCACGAATTCGTGCTGATGAACCCGGTAACGTTTGTCCGGGATTTGCTCGAATTGACCCAACTCGACCGCGAACTCAATGTTTTGAATGGTAGCCGTGCTATGGAGTTCGCCGCTTAG
- a CDS encoding c-type cytochrome, with product MRSRIFLTAFLLITSLLCFAYVGDGKWLSHVPDKDRGRANPFATSPDAVRAGEKLFQEHCAECHGKEGAGQHGKPALVSARVRRASDGELQWLLRNGSLWNGMPSWSSLPEQQRWQIVTYLRELQRQHPASDVAWLTY from the coding sequence ATGCGTTCACGAATTTTTCTTACTGCATTCTTACTGATCACTTCATTGCTTTGCTTTGCCTACGTCGGCGACGGTAAATGGCTCTCGCATGTTCCAGACAAGGACCGCGGCCGCGCCAACCCGTTCGCCACTTCGCCCGACGCGGTGCGGGCTGGTGAAAAACTCTTCCAGGAACATTGTGCCGAATGTCACGGCAAGGAAGGTGCGGGGCAGCACGGTAAACCGGCGCTCGTCTCCGCCCGGGTGCGTCGCGCAAGCGACGGAGAACTGCAATGGCTGTTGCGTAATGGCAGCCTGTGGAACGGTATGCCTTCCTGGAGCTCGCTGCCCGAGCAGCAGCGGTGGCAGATTGTCACCTACTTGCGTGAACTGCAGCGCCAGCATCCTGCATCCGATGTTGCCTGGTTAACCTACTGA
- a CDS encoding ExbD/TolR family protein translates to MAMLPSNSNSPKAEMNVTPLIDVLLVLLIIYMVITPLNSQGLKALIPQPTQPNSPAAPHENDAVVVQVLAGNGDTLLKINNESVTWEGLEPRLKAIFAPRVERVVFVKGDASVEFEQVARVVSLAHSAGIDHVGLLTAKVESAR, encoded by the coding sequence ATGGCAATGCTTCCAAGCAACTCCAATAGCCCCAAAGCCGAAATGAACGTCACGCCGCTCATCGACGTATTGCTCGTCTTGCTGATTATTTACATGGTGATAACGCCGCTGAATTCGCAGGGTTTAAAGGCCTTGATCCCCCAGCCGACGCAACCCAATTCCCCTGCCGCGCCGCATGAGAATGACGCCGTCGTGGTGCAGGTGCTTGCCGGGAACGGCGATACTTTGCTGAAAATCAACAATGAAAGTGTCACTTGGGAAGGGCTGGAACCGCGACTCAAGGCGATCTTCGCGCCTCGTGTCGAACGCGTGGTTTTCGTAAAAGGCGATGCAAGCGTTGAGTTCGAACAAGTCGCGCGAGTGGTCAGTCTCGCGCACAGCGCGGGAATCGATCACGTTGGGTTGCTGACGGCGAAGGTTGAGTCGGCGCGCTAG
- a CDS encoding substrate-binding domain-containing protein has product MKKLNIVLSLTTRDNDYQIEQATAAQEAARRLGAELLILDAQNDPSNQSQQILKCVQAPVEHRPDAVIFEPVGTALAQVARASAQAGIGWVVLNREVDYLSDLRRSFQVPSFAISTNHEDVGRIQGRQMAALLPQGGTALYIQGPSGSDAAQQRTNGMMETKPANIQIRAMKAQWTEQSATQAVNSWLRLAIAKDLGIGLVAAQDDSMALGARKAFEEHSNRDNWLSLPYIGCDGMPNTGQAWVRRGLLAATVVIPPNAGQAIEMLAKAIDLKSQPLERSFTTPTSYPPLGALMPKR; this is encoded by the coding sequence ATGAAGAAGCTCAACATCGTCCTCTCCCTCACTACCCGAGACAATGACTACCAGATCGAGCAGGCAACCGCCGCCCAGGAAGCTGCTCGCCGGCTCGGCGCCGAACTCTTGATCCTTGACGCACAAAACGATCCTTCGAACCAGAGCCAGCAGATCCTGAAATGTGTTCAGGCGCCTGTCGAGCATCGTCCGGATGCCGTCATTTTCGAACCCGTCGGCACAGCCCTCGCGCAGGTTGCGCGGGCCTCAGCCCAGGCTGGCATCGGATGGGTCGTACTCAATCGCGAAGTGGACTATCTCAGCGATCTGCGTCGCTCGTTCCAGGTCCCGTCGTTCGCGATCAGCACGAATCACGAAGATGTGGGCCGCATCCAGGGTCGCCAGATGGCGGCGCTCCTGCCGCAAGGTGGCACCGCGCTTTATATCCAGGGACCGTCGGGAAGCGATGCGGCGCAACAACGCACCAACGGCATGATGGAAACCAAGCCGGCCAACATCCAGATCCGCGCTATGAAGGCGCAGTGGACCGAGCAGAGCGCAACGCAGGCGGTCAATTCGTGGCTCCGTCTCGCCATCGCCAAGGACCTCGGCATTGGGCTCGTCGCCGCGCAGGATGACTCCATGGCACTCGGCGCCCGCAAGGCCTTCGAAGAACATTCCAACCGCGATAATTGGCTCAGTTTGCCGTATATCGGGTGCGACGGAATGCCGAACACTGGCCAGGCTTGGGTCCGACGCGGGCTCCTCGCCGCTACCGTTGTCATTCCGCCGAATGCAGGCCAGGCAATCGAAATGCTCGCCAAAGCGATTGACTTGAAGTCGCAACCGCTCGAGCGCAGCTTCACCACGCCAACATCGTATCCGCCGCTCGGCGCGTTGATGCCGAAGCGCTAG